Sequence from the Ancalomicrobiaceae bacterium S20 genome:
GTGGCCGTGATGCTCGCCGTGTTCGCCCGGCAGCACGGTCGCACCGATGCCGGCGGCGACCATGGCCTTGATCGCCTCGGAGTTCGACAGCTCGATGATCGGCTTCGGCGTCAGGCCCGCGGTTTCGAACCAGGCGTCGACGAGCCGGCGCACCGCGCCGGGGCGCTTTGGCAGGATCAGCGGCTCGTTGATCACCGCTTCGGGCGTCACCGGGCCTTCCGGCGGCGCGCGGTCGGCGGGAAACAGCGCGTAGCTGTCCTCGTCTCGCCACGGCTCGACGTCGACCGGCAGCCCGGCCGGTACGGGCAGGGTGACGAGCGCCACATCGATGCGGTCGGCGACGATGCCTTCGACGATCGGGCCGGTCCAGTCGGTCGAGATTGCGACGTCGAGGCGCGGGTGGTCCGCGCGCAGCTTGCGGATGATCTCGGGCAGGATCCAGACGACGACATTGTTGGCCGTGCCGACGCGGACGGTGCCGACATAGTCGTCCTGATGACGGCGCATGGTCAGCGCCGCCGCGTCGGCTTCGGCCAGCAGGCGCTCGGCGATCGGCACGAACTCCCGGCCAGCTTCTGTCGGATAGGCCTGCTTGCCGACCCGGTCGATCAGCCTGACCCCGAGGCGCGTCTCAAGCTCGCGGATCTGATGGCTGACCGCGGGCTGCGACAGGTTCACCTTGCGCGCGGCGGCGCTGAAGCTGCCGTGGGCGAGCACGGCGAGGAAGGTTTCGACCTGATCGAGGCTGAGCCGGCGCATGCCAAGAAAATCCGCATCGTTTTGATCGAGATAATCAGTTTTTTGAATTCTCGGCAACGGCCTAGCATCGGGCCAGTCCATGCGAGGAGGGCGGCCGATGCGAACCGAACCCATGACCGAGATTGCTTCTGCTCCCTACCACAACCATTCGCCGGCCGTCGGCGCGGCGCTGCGCGATCTCGCGCGCGCCTTCGCCGTACTCGTTCGCTCTCTCTGGAGCGCCTCCCGCCGTCGATACCGCGCCTATATGGATGCGGAGGATCTGGCGGAGTTCGACGATGCGCGGCTGCGCGATATCGGTCTCCGGCGAGACCAGATCGCGGACGCGCTGCGGACCGGCCGGGTGCCGCCCCGACCTTGAGATTGGTGCGGCGACGGATCTCGCTCAAACGAAAAACCCCGCCTTTGGGCGGGGTTCTCATATCCGGGCGTTGGGGGCTCGGGGATCGGCGTTCGTAAAGGCTCAGGCGACGCTTTCGGAATAGACTTCGTTCTCGTCCGGCTCGCGCAGCACATAGCCGCGGCCCCATACGGTCTCGATATAGTTCTTGCCGCCGGTCGCCGAGGCGAGCTTCTTGCGAAGCTTGCAGATGAACACGTCGATGATCTTCAGTTCGGGCTCGTCCATGCCGCCGTAGAGATGATTGAGGAACATCTCCTTGGTGAGCGTGGTGCCCTTGCGGAGCGAAAGGAGCTCCAGCATCTGGTATTCCTTGCCGGTCAGGTGGACGCGCTGGCCGCCGACTTCGACGGTCTTGGTGTCCAGGTTGACCGTGAGGTCGCCGGTGTGGATGACCGACTGGGCGTGACCCTTGGAGCGGCGGACGATCGCGTGGATACGCGCGACCAGCTCGTCCTTGTGGAACGGCTTGGTCATGTAGTCGTCGGCACCGAAACCGAGGCCGCGAACCTTGTCCTCGATGCCGGCGAGGCCGGAGAGGATCAGGATCGGGGTCTTCACCTTCGAGACGCGCAGGGTGCGCAGAACCTCGTAACCGGACATGTCCGGGAGGTTCAGGTCCAGAAGGATGATGTCGTAGTCGTAGAGTTTGCCCAGATCGATGCCTTCTTCACCCAGATCGGTCGTATAGACGTTGAAGTTTTCCGACTTCAACATCAATTCGATGCTCTGAGCAGTCGCGCTGTCGTCTTCAATGAGCAGTACGCGCATGCCAATCCCCTTTGTCGCCTATCCTGGGCTTGGCGC
This genomic interval carries:
- the ctrA gene encoding response regulator transcription factor CtrA, which translates into the protein MRVLLIEDDSATAQSIELMLKSENFNVYTTDLGEEGIDLGKLYDYDIILLDLNLPDMSGYEVLRTLRVSKVKTPILILSGLAGIEDKVRGLGFGADDYMTKPFHKDELVARIHAIVRRSKGHAQSVIHTGDLTVNLDTKTVEVGGQRVHLTGKEYQMLELLSLRKGTTLTKEMFLNHLYGGMDEPELKIIDVFICKLRKKLASATGGKNYIETVWGRGYVLREPDENEVYSESVA
- a CDS encoding LysR family transcriptional regulator produces the protein MRRLSLDQVETFLAVLAHGSFSAAARKVNLSQPAVSHQIRELETRLGVRLIDRVGKQAYPTEAGREFVPIAERLLAEADAAALTMRRHQDDYVGTVRVGTANNVVVWILPEIIRKLRADHPRLDVAISTDWTGPIVEGIVADRIDVALVTLPVPAGLPVDVEPWRDEDSYALFPADRAPPEGPVTPEAVINEPLILPKRPGAVRRLVDAWFETAGLTPKPIIELSNSEAIKAMVAAGIGATVLPGEHGEHHGHGRLVARPLDPPATRKLAIVTRRYRTLDRATRLFIEAAKAG